In Brassica rapa cultivar Chiifu-401-42 chromosome A06, CAAS_Brap_v3.01, whole genome shotgun sequence, a single window of DNA contains:
- the LOC103872560 gene encoding uncharacterized protein LOC103872560 produces MFSFTSFVFLSGFFLGIVAVLGAEAAGLMYLLNRLNRKSETRVDSKPGSDQSTKEISNSRESNKQGTIWVLELDEGLKNLWKEKLPTEHKRKRAFLEIHPIRKFARIKDHKLILSESDGTMTTVSLKCCSVEAVSGSDLPTRKWAKRFPIKVESKSSSDVYKGNKVFYIYLETSWEKESWCKALRLAACENPERFVWYSTKLQQDFRSYVTSLNAAYPSFMKPSLGFSFETLDKGNRTDGSSSKVRLFLRRFSRKRSNREDSRTSVRSYQDSQNGRSVTGKNMGDDVRDEADPPVFSRSVSHTSHFSGVSDGDSEEKFEMDEGTLAWNLLISRLFFDLMRKTGVKDSMQARIQRMLSNMRTPSYIGELICSDVDLGNLPPHIHGTRVLPMEMNGVWAFEVDIEYSGEPVIDVETRVNIREVDLQKGINDARPQPSSAGEVSSNGVKDFDKQLVVIPVDAAEVKNDESNGSKGTKASPNGVSRWKSILKNIAEQVSQVPISLSIRVSSLRGTLRVHMKPPPSDQLWFGFTSMPDIQFDLASSVGDHKITNSHVAMFLINRFKTAIREAVVLPNCESLTIPWMIAEKDDWVQRKAAPFMWLNQESDHQATEGRSKSDKPPTSSSCVQSEQMQKTANATQKPVISEAETVSSSSCAQSEQVHEAANAVQKANTEAEVMSTAVSSSSRPETVESDRSLEELKTPLLLPSSSEKQETNSRGSTFVQSPSWSVVSSEDDDSRGKKLGRRARMLSLGKKMGEKLDEKRRHMEEKSRQIVDKMRGPS; encoded by the exons ATGTTTTCCTTCACGAGTTTCGTGTTCCTCTCCGGGTTCTTCCTGGGAATTGTCGCCGTCTTGGGGGCTGAAGCTGCTGGTTTGATGTATCTTCTGAACCGATTGAACCGGAAGAGCGAAACTCGGGTTGACTCAAAACCCGGTTCCGATCAATCTACCAAGGAGATCAGCAATTCTCGAGAATCCAACAAACAG GGAACGATCTGGGTTTTGGAGTTGGATGAAGGTTTAAAGAACTTGTGGAAGGAGAAGTTACCAACAGAGCACAAGAGGAAGAGAGCTTTCTTGGAGATTCATCCAATTCGCAAATTCGCTCGGATCAAAGATCATAAGCTCATCTTGTCTGAGTCTGATGGCACTATGACTACTGTTTCTTTAAAATGCTGCTCTGTTGAGGCTGTTTCAGGCTCTGATCTCCCTACAAGAAAATG GGCCAAACGGTTTCCTATAAAAGTTGAAAGCAAGAGTTCTTCAGACGTATACAAAGGAAACAAGGTGTTTTACATCTATCTAGAGACGTCATGGGAGAAGGAATCATGGTGTAAAGCTCTTCGTCTTGCTGCTTGCGAGAATCCGGAAAGGTTTGTTTGGTACTCCACCAAGTTGCAACAAGACTTCCGTAGTTACGTCACGTCTCTCAACGCTGCGTATCCTTCTTTCATGAAACCATCTCTTGGGTTTAGTTTCGAGACGCTTGACAAAGGGAACAGAACGGACGGCTCTTCCTCTAAAGTTCGTTTGTTCTTGAGGAGGTTTTCAAGAAAGAGGTCAAATCGTGAAGACAGCAGAACCTCTGTGCGTTCTTACCAAGATTCACAAAATGGGAGGAGTGTTACAGGGAAGAACATGGGAGATGATGTCAGAGATGAAGCTGATCCGCCTGTCTTTTCACGTTCTGTGAGCCATACAAGTCATTTCTCTGGGGTTTCGGATGGAGACTCTGAAGAGAAGTTTGAGATGGATGAAGGAACATTGGCGTGGAACTTGCTTATCTCCAGGCTTTTCTTCGATCTCATGCGGAAAACAGGAGTGAAGGACTCAATGCAAGCGCGAATCCAG AGGATGTTATCCAACATGAGGACTCCGAGTTACATAGGAGAACTAATCTGCTCAGATGTTGACCTTGGTAATCTCCCACCGCATATACATGGTACTCGGGTTCTTCCAATGGAGATGAATGGTGTGTGGGCGTTCGAGGTAGATATTGAATACTCTGGTGAACCGGTGATTGACGTTGAAACACGGGTTAATATCCGTGAGGTGGATCTTCAAAAAGGCATAAACGACGCAAGGCCGCAGCCAAGTTCTGCTGGGGAAGTCTCCTCAAACGGTGTTAAAGATTTTGACAAGCAATTAGTAGTCATCCCTGTTGATGCAGCagaagtgaaaaatg ATGAATCCAATGGCTCAAAAGGAACCAAGGCATCTCCAAATGGTGTATCTAGGTGGAAGTCTATTCTTAAAAATATTGCTGAACAAGTTTCCCAG GTGCCAATCTCATTGTCAATACGAGTTTCTTCTCTTCGTGGGACACTGCGTGTACACATGAAGCCGCCTCCTTCTGATCAACTATGGTTTGGATTCACGAGCATGCCTGATATACAATTCGATCTCGCATCTTCTGTTGGGGATCACAAAATCACCAACAGCCATGTTGCTATGTTCTTGATCAACCGGTTTAAG ACGGCAATAAGAGAAGCAGTGGTTCTTCCAAACTGTGAAAGCCTAACGATTCCTTGGATGATTGCTGAAAAAGACGATTGGGTTCAACGCAAAGCCGCTCCATTCATGTGGCTGAATCAAGAAAGCGATCACCAGGCAACAGAGGGGAGGTCTAAATCTGACAAGCCACCTACTTCTTCCTCCTGTGTTCAGTCTGAGCAGATGCAGAAAACTGCAAACGCCACCCAAAAGCCGGTTATTTCTGAAGCAGAGACTGTGTCTTCTTCCTCCTGTGCTCAGTCTGAGCAAGTGCATGAAGCTGCCAATGCCGTCCAGAAAGCGAATACAGAAGCAGAGGTTATGTCTACCGCAGTGTCAAGTTCCTCCAGACCTGAAACAGTAGAGAGTGACAGATCTCTGGAAGAACTGAAAACCCCATTGCTGCTACCCAGCAGCAGCGAAAAGCAGGAGACGAACTCAAGAGGCAGCACTTTTGTTCAGTCACCATCTTGGTCGGTAGTTTCAAGCGAAGACGATGATTCAAGGGGAAAGAAACTGGGAAGGAGAGCAAGGATGCTGAGTCTTGGGAAGAAAATGGGGGAGAAGTTGGATGAGAAGAGGCGTCACATGGAGGAGAAGAGTAGACAGATAGTTGACAAGATGAGAGGACCTTCTTAA
- the LOC103872561 gene encoding probable aquaporin TIP3-2, with translation MATYARRTYGFGRTDEATHPDSIRATLAEFLSTFVFVFAGEGSILSLDKLYWDTAAHTGIDTPGGLLLVALAHALALFAAVSAAINVSGGHVNPAVTFAALVGGRLSVIRAIYYWVAQLLGAILACLLLRLSTNGKRPIGFHVASGVSELHGLLMEIILTFALVYVFYSTVIDPKRGSIGIIAPLAIGLIVGANMLVGGPFDGASMNPARAFGPSLVGWRWDNHWIYWVGPFIGGALAALIYEYMIIPNVNEPPRHSVHQPLAPEDY, from the exons ATGGCAACATATGCTAGAAGAACGTACGGATTCGGGAGAACTGATGAGGCGACTCACCCGGACTCCATCAGAGCCACTTTGGCCGAGTTTCTGTCCACTTTCGTCTTTGTATTTGCCGGAGAAGGGTCCATCCTCTCTCTAG ACAAGTTGTATTGGGACACTGCGGCTCACACGGGGATAGACACGCCGGGAGGGCTACTTTTAGTGGCGTTAGCTCATGCATTAGCCCTGTTTGCGGCAGTTTCTGCGGCCATCAATGTCTCCGGTGGTCACGTGAACCCTGCGGTTACTTTTGCTGCTCTAGTTGGAGGCAGGCTCTCGGTAATCCGAGCTATATACTATTGGGTTGCTCAGCTTCTTGGTGCTATCCTCGCTTGTCTCTTGTTGAGGCTTTCCACTAATGGCAAG AGACCAATAGGTTTCCACGTAGCGTCTGGAGTCAGTGAGCTTCATGGGCTATTGATGGAGATCATACTTACATTTGCATTGGTTTATGTCTTCTACTCAACTGTAATCGATCCCAAGAGAGGGAGTATTGGGATCATAGCCCCCCTAGCCATCGGACTCATAGTTGGGGCAAACATGTTAGTAGGAGGACCATTCGACGGAGCATCAATGAATCCGGCTAGAGCGTTTGGTCCATCATTAGTGGGATGGAGATGGGATAACCATTGGATATATTGGGTTGGGCCCTTCATTGGAGGTGCACTCGCTGCACTTATATACGAGTACATGATCATCCCCAACGTGAATGAACCTCCTCGCCACAGTGTCCACCAACCATTAGCCCCAGAAGATTACTAG